One part of the Melioribacteraceae bacterium genome encodes these proteins:
- a CDS encoding RNase adapter RapZ, with amino-acid sequence MNVRNKLENLFGKWSGERSVSFTPLPESGSARKYYRLRGIKNSAVGVYNPDKRENSAFAYLAKHFKKINLNVPRIYASDQKENIYLIEDLGDQTLFNILTLPAGKKQFSPYDLDLIQRSLIDLTRFQIHGSKGIDYNKCYPRPSFDRQSILWDLNYFKYYFLKLAGIQFDEQKLEEDFSTLTGHLLKAEKNYFMYRDFNSRNIMVLDEELFFIDFQGGRKGPLQYDAVSFLFSSKLNFDGQLRSELLEFYIESVNKLKKIDSKQFKKYFYDFALIRILQMLGAYGYRGYFQGKAHFITSIAFAINNLESVLNSKKIRLKMPELYNCFGLIIDKMNSGFFPLPSQSTGKLNVRISSFSYRERIPSDFTGNGGGFVFDCRAIPNPGRIEKYKHLTGKDLPVKEFLESQPEAMKFLKESTDIVEQSVKNYIERGWTDLMINYGCTGGQHRSVFCAESLASYLRSKYDINVILTHTKFSG; translated from the coding sequence ATGAATGTAAGAAATAAACTGGAAAATCTTTTCGGGAAGTGGTCCGGCGAAAGATCAGTTTCATTTACTCCCCTTCCTGAATCAGGATCTGCAAGGAAATACTACCGATTGCGAGGAATAAAAAATTCGGCTGTTGGAGTATATAATCCCGATAAGCGAGAGAATTCGGCATTTGCTTACCTCGCAAAACATTTTAAAAAAATTAATCTGAATGTTCCGCGGATTTATGCTTCGGATCAGAAAGAGAATATCTACCTGATTGAAGATTTGGGGGATCAGACTTTATTCAATATTCTCACATTACCGGCCGGTAAGAAACAATTCTCACCTTACGATCTTGATTTGATCCAAAGATCATTAATTGATCTTACCCGATTCCAGATTCACGGTTCGAAAGGAATTGATTATAATAAATGCTACCCTCGGCCTTCATTCGACAGGCAATCGATTCTCTGGGATTTAAACTACTTCAAGTATTACTTTCTGAAACTTGCCGGCATCCAATTCGACGAGCAGAAACTTGAGGAGGATTTTTCAACATTAACCGGACATCTCTTAAAAGCCGAAAAAAATTATTTTATGTACCGCGACTTCAATTCGCGAAACATAATGGTTTTAGATGAGGAATTATTCTTTATAGATTTTCAGGGCGGTAGAAAAGGTCCGCTTCAGTACGATGCGGTTTCTTTTCTTTTCAGTTCCAAGTTAAATTTCGATGGACAGCTTAGAAGTGAACTGCTCGAATTTTATATCGAGTCGGTTAATAAATTGAAAAAGATCGATTCAAAACAATTCAAAAAATATTTCTACGATTTTGCATTGATCCGCATACTTCAGATGCTGGGTGCTTACGGGTATAGAGGATATTTTCAGGGTAAAGCTCATTTTATTACGAGTATTGCTTTTGCTATTAACAATCTCGAATCGGTATTAAATTCAAAAAAGATCCGTTTGAAAATGCCGGAGCTTTATAACTGCTTTGGATTAATCATTGATAAAATGAACAGCGGTTTTTTCCCTCTCCCCTCTCAATCAACGGGTAAGCTGAATGTACGGATCAGCAGTTTCTCCTACCGGGAGCGAATCCCTTCCGATTTCACCGGAAATGGAGGAGGATTTGTATTCGACTGCAGGGCTATTCCCAATCCCGGCCGTATAGAAAAGTACAAGCACCTTACAGGAAAAGATCTTCCTGTAAAAGAATTCCTTGAATCACAGCCCGAAGCAATGAAATTCCTTAAGGAATCGACCGACATAGTTGAACAATCCGTTAAAAACTATATTGAACGGGGATGGACCGACCTGATGATAAACTACGGATGTACAGGCGGGCAGCACCGTTCGGTTTTCTGTGCCGAGTCCCTTGCTTCATATCTAAGAAGCAAATATGATATTAATGTTATACTTACTCATACAAAATTTTCGGGTTAA
- a CDS encoding nucleotidyltransferase family protein has translation MKAFILAAGLGTRLKPLTDNKPKALIEVNGITLLEYAIKKISESGFKSIIVNVHHFAGQVIDFLNRKKFRGVEIAVSDESNLLLDTGGGLKNVRWFFSDEKPFLIHNVDIISDINLTGLYKQHLGNNSIATLAVQKRKSSRYFLFDHEKKLCGWKNIKTGEIRNTRLPEGEMSEMAFSGIQIVEPEIFKLMPEESIFSLVDLYLQIANKSRIVYFDHSNSLFLDLGKKEKLTEAEKIIPG, from the coding sequence ATGAAAGCTTTCATACTTGCAGCAGGACTCGGAACACGACTTAAGCCTTTAACCGACAATAAACCGAAAGCGCTTATTGAGGTTAACGGGATTACCCTTCTTGAGTATGCGATAAAAAAAATTTCTGAATCCGGCTTTAAGTCCATCATCGTAAATGTACATCATTTTGCGGGACAGGTAATCGATTTCCTTAACAGAAAAAAATTCCGGGGAGTTGAAATTGCCGTCTCCGATGAATCTAATCTCCTTCTCGATACAGGCGGCGGACTTAAAAATGTCCGGTGGTTCTTCAGCGACGAAAAACCATTTCTAATTCATAATGTAGATATCATTTCAGATATAAACCTGACCGGACTTTATAAACAACATCTGGGAAACAACTCAATAGCAACTCTTGCTGTTCAAAAACGGAAGTCATCCCGGTATTTTTTATTCGATCACGAAAAAAAATTGTGCGGCTGGAAAAATATCAAAACAGGAGAAATTAGAAACACCCGACTTCCTGAAGGTGAAATGTCGGAAATGGCATTCAGCGGGATTCAGATTGTTGAACCGGAGATTTTTAAACTCATGCCGGAGGAGAGTATTTTCTCCCTGGTCGATCTTTATCTTCAGATCGCAAATAAAAGCAGAATAGTTTATTTTGATCACAGCAATTCTTTGTTTCTTGATCTCGGGAAAAAAGAGAAATTAACTGAAGCAGAAAAAATTATACCCGGTTAA
- a CDS encoding DinB family protein has protein sequence MDRSKNLKNFRNGFDKLRIALQNYPKQAFDFKPSPDKWSIREIIIHMADSEAVAYSRCRKIIAEPGSEIMIYNQDLWAEELNYNKQDIDTALELFAFLRVLTVKLLEKLPNSKWNNYVLHPERGKVNLDQWLEIYSNHVDVHINQMNRNLSDWQKLKTEN, from the coding sequence ATGGATCGTTCAAAAAATCTGAAAAATTTCAGAAACGGATTCGACAAATTAAGAATAGCACTTCAAAATTACCCCAAACAGGCATTTGATTTCAAACCTTCGCCCGACAAATGGAGCATACGGGAAATTATAATACACATGGCCGACAGTGAAGCCGTTGCGTATTCGCGATGCCGCAAGATTATTGCCGAACCGGGTTCCGAAATTATGATTTATAATCAGGATCTTTGGGCAGAAGAATTGAATTATAACAAGCAGGATATAGATACAGCATTGGAATTATTTGCCTTTCTGAGAGTATTAACCGTTAAGCTGCTTGAAAAGCTGCCAAATTCCAAATGGAATAATTATGTTTTGCATCCTGAAAGGGGAAAAGTAAATCTTGACCAATGGCTGGAAATCTATTCGAATCACGTTGATGTTCATATCAATCAGATGAACAGAAATTTATCCGACTGGCAGAAATTAAAAACTGAAAATTAA
- a CDS encoding DinB family protein has protein sequence MIKNSFRTGAIGALMDEYERAASDLIRILENLPPEKFERIYDAKTTDEDCRSIKSIINHVVNAAYRYANQIRTFLALVPVNPEFKIENAKSAVRAINKALTFTANSIEGFWNMTDQQILATRQPTRWGLYDIEMMFEHAIVHILRHRRQIEKFINN, from the coding sequence ATGATTAAAAACTCTTTCCGCACCGGAGCTATTGGCGCATTAATGGATGAGTATGAACGCGCCGCTTCTGATCTTATCAGGATTCTAGAAAACCTCCCTCCTGAAAAATTCGAAAGAATTTACGATGCAAAAACAACCGACGAAGACTGCCGATCAATAAAATCAATAATAAATCATGTTGTAAACGCTGCTTACAGATACGCCAACCAGATCAGAACCTTTTTAGCACTTGTTCCGGTTAACCCCGAATTTAAAATTGAAAATGCCAAGTCAGCCGTTAGAGCGATCAATAAAGCGCTTACATTTACAGCAAATTCAATCGAGGGTTTCTGGAATATGACCGATCAGCAGATCCTGGCTACCAGACAGCCAACACGTTGGGGTCTTTACGATATCGAAATGATGTTCGAACATGCAATTGTACATATACTCCGCCACCGCAGGCAGATAGAAAAATTTATTAATAATTAA
- the metH gene encoding methionine synthase, with translation MISTLDTFKRILEERILVLDGAMGTLIQRHKLTEEEFRGELLKDHPVEIKGNNDLLVLTQPEIIKGIHRKYFEAGSDIVETNTFNGTSISQSDYQTGHLVYKINFEAARIAKEVALEFTCKTPDKPRFVAGALGPTNKTLSLSPDVMDAGFRAVSFDEMKDAYKEQARGLIDGGADLLLVETIIDTLNSKAALFGIMELMDETGKDFPIMISGSIIDMSGRTLSGQNTEAFWISIAHTKNLLSVGLNCSLGASQMRSFITEMSRISITFVSLYPNAGLPNEFGGYDETPGTMSSVLEDYLKDGLVNIIGGCCGTTPEHIKYFSEIAAKYKPRRIPEVEPLLRLSGLEPLILRPDSNFINIGERTNVTGSKKFARLIKEGNFEEALSVARDQVENGAQILDVNMDEGLINSEEAMTKFLNLLAAEPDISRIPVMIDSSKWSVLEAGLKCLQGKGIVNSISLKEGEEIFKEHAAKILRYGAAVIVMAFDEDGQADSYERKIKICERAYRILTREVGFPPQDIIFDPNIFAVATGIEEHNQYALNYFEAVRWIKKNLPLAKVSGGVSNVSFSFRGNDKIREAMHSAFLYHAIEAGMDMGIVNAGQLAVYEEIPKDLLELVEDVLLNRRSDATEKLVEYANRIVKEGKIEKEENESRKQSVEERLKYSLINGVTEYIEQDCAEARNKYASILEIIEGPLMAGMNVVGDLFGSGKMFLPQVVKSARVMKKAVAYLIPYLEPKASDGTSKKSASTVLLATVKGDVHDIGKNIVGVVLGCNNYDVIDLGVMVPSDRILSAAIEKNVDIIGLSGLITPSLDEMVHVAKEMERMGLKIPLLIGGATTSRIHTAVKIAPEYSEATVHVLDASKSVNVVSSLISSEHRDQFISNAKSEYEKLRQEHYKRKIVREYIPIDQARKNKVQINWNKFSVPKPSSNGVTVIEDADLHQIRKYIDWTPFFSIWELKGRYPDIFGNEKYGEEAKRIFNDANNLLDRIIGSRLLKAKGIVGLFPANSFDDDIIVFRDEKRDGILETLHTIRQQMIKSENLPNIALADFIAPRETGNEDYIGMFAVTTGIGIEKIIEEYEKAHDDYNVIMTKAVADRLAEAFAEYLHEKVRKEIWGYSKDENFVNEDLIAEEYTGIRPAPGYSAQPDHSEKLTIWKLLDVEKQIGIGLTESFAMYPAASVCGLYFAHPEAKYFSVGKISKDQVDDYRKRKGISLKEAEKWLRPILNYDGSE, from the coding sequence ATGATTTCTACATTAGATACATTTAAGAGAATTTTAGAGGAGCGGATACTTGTTCTTGACGGCGCAATGGGTACACTAATTCAGCGCCACAAATTAACAGAAGAGGAATTCCGGGGTGAGCTTCTTAAAGATCACCCGGTTGAAATAAAAGGAAACAACGATCTGCTCGTCCTAACGCAACCGGAGATTATTAAAGGAATTCACAGGAAGTACTTTGAAGCGGGATCCGATATAGTAGAAACAAATACTTTTAACGGGACTTCAATTTCACAATCCGATTACCAAACCGGGCACCTCGTTTACAAAATAAATTTCGAGGCGGCCAGAATCGCAAAAGAAGTTGCTCTCGAATTTACATGTAAGACTCCGGACAAACCAAGATTCGTTGCAGGCGCGCTCGGGCCGACTAATAAAACTCTATCGCTTTCGCCGGATGTAATGGATGCCGGATTCCGTGCCGTTTCGTTTGATGAGATGAAGGATGCATACAAAGAACAGGCACGCGGATTAATAGACGGCGGAGCCGATCTCCTGCTTGTTGAGACAATTATCGATACTCTCAATTCAAAGGCGGCTCTCTTCGGAATAATGGAATTGATGGATGAAACAGGCAAGGATTTTCCGATTATGATCTCCGGTTCGATAATCGATATGAGCGGAAGAACTTTATCAGGCCAGAATACGGAAGCTTTCTGGATCTCGATCGCTCACACAAAGAATTTATTGAGCGTAGGATTAAATTGTTCGCTCGGCGCTTCACAAATGAGATCATTTATAACAGAAATGTCCCGCATCTCGATTACATTTGTTAGTCTGTATCCTAACGCCGGGCTGCCGAATGAATTCGGCGGATACGACGAAACGCCCGGCACCATGTCCTCTGTGCTCGAGGATTATCTCAAAGATGGTTTAGTAAATATAATTGGAGGGTGCTGCGGTACAACTCCCGAGCATATAAAGTATTTTTCAGAAATTGCGGCGAAGTATAAACCGAGAAGGATTCCGGAAGTGGAACCTCTTCTCCGGTTAAGCGGATTGGAACCGCTGATATTGCGCCCCGATTCGAATTTTATAAATATCGGTGAAAGAACTAATGTAACCGGATCGAAAAAATTCGCACGATTAATAAAAGAGGGTAACTTTGAGGAAGCGCTCTCAGTTGCAAGAGACCAGGTTGAAAACGGGGCGCAGATACTTGACGTGAATATGGACGAGGGATTGATCAACTCTGAAGAAGCGATGACCAAATTTCTGAACCTGCTTGCTGCCGAACCCGACATATCGCGAATTCCCGTTATGATCGATTCATCCAAATGGAGTGTTCTCGAAGCAGGATTAAAATGCCTTCAGGGCAAGGGAATCGTAAATTCTATTTCCCTGAAGGAAGGTGAGGAAATATTTAAAGAGCATGCCGCAAAAATTTTAAGATACGGTGCCGCTGTTATAGTAATGGCATTCGACGAGGACGGACAGGCCGATTCATACGAACGGAAAATTAAAATCTGCGAAAGAGCATACAGAATTCTTACCCGGGAAGTCGGATTTCCTCCGCAGGATATTATTTTCGATCCGAATATTTTTGCCGTAGCAACGGGCATTGAGGAACATAATCAGTATGCTCTTAATTATTTTGAAGCCGTTAGATGGATAAAGAAAAATCTTCCGCTGGCAAAAGTGAGCGGAGGTGTAAGCAATGTTTCGTTTTCCTTCCGCGGCAACGATAAAATCCGGGAGGCAATGCATTCAGCTTTTCTTTATCATGCCATTGAAGCAGGAATGGACATGGGAATTGTAAATGCGGGACAACTGGCCGTCTACGAGGAGATTCCGAAAGATCTGCTTGAGTTGGTTGAGGACGTCCTCCTAAATAGAAGAAGCGACGCTACCGAAAAGCTTGTTGAGTATGCCAATAGAATTGTAAAGGAAGGTAAAATTGAGAAGGAAGAGAATGAATCGAGAAAACAGAGTGTTGAGGAGAGACTGAAGTATTCTTTAATTAATGGTGTGACTGAATACATCGAACAGGATTGCGCTGAAGCGCGCAACAAATACGCCTCTATCCTCGAGATAATTGAAGGACCGCTTATGGCGGGAATGAATGTTGTTGGAGATCTATTCGGTTCCGGAAAAATGTTTCTGCCTCAGGTTGTTAAGAGTGCAAGGGTAATGAAAAAAGCGGTTGCTTACCTAATACCATATTTAGAGCCGAAAGCATCGGATGGCACTTCAAAAAAGTCCGCTTCAACCGTTCTGCTTGCGACAGTAAAAGGCGATGTTCATGATATAGGAAAAAATATTGTTGGCGTTGTACTCGGCTGCAACAACTATGATGTAATCGACCTCGGAGTGATGGTTCCTTCGGATAGGATCCTTTCCGCGGCAATCGAAAAAAATGTCGATATTATCGGCTTGAGCGGACTGATCACGCCTTCGCTCGATGAAATGGTTCATGTTGCAAAAGAGATGGAACGGATGGGATTAAAGATTCCCCTCCTTATTGGCGGAGCTACAACATCAAGAATTCATACAGCGGTTAAAATAGCTCCGGAATATTCGGAAGCAACGGTTCACGTTCTTGATGCTTCCAAAAGCGTTAATGTAGTAAGCAGTCTGATCAGCAGTGAACACAGAGACCAATTTATAAGTAATGCTAAATCAGAATATGAAAAACTGCGGCAGGAACATTATAAAAGAAAAATTGTGCGGGAATATATCCCTATCGATCAGGCCAGAAAAAACAAAGTCCAAATTAACTGGAATAAATTTTCCGTTCCTAAACCATCGTCAAACGGTGTTACCGTTATTGAAGACGCAGATCTACATCAGATAAGAAAATATATCGACTGGACTCCATTTTTTTCGATATGGGAACTAAAAGGCCGATATCCTGATATTTTCGGAAACGAAAAGTATGGTGAAGAGGCCAAAAGAATTTTTAATGATGCAAACAATCTTCTCGACCGGATAATAGGAAGCAGACTCTTAAAAGCCAAAGGAATAGTTGGACTTTTTCCGGCAAACTCTTTCGATGACGACATAATTGTTTTCCGAGATGAAAAGAGAGACGGAATTCTTGAAACACTTCATACTATCCGTCAACAAATGATAAAGTCGGAAAACCTCCCGAACATAGCTCTTGCGGATTTTATCGCTCCAAGGGAAACAGGTAATGAGGATTATATTGGAATGTTTGCCGTTACGACCGGTATTGGAATCGAAAAAATAATTGAAGAGTACGAAAAAGCTCATGACGATTATAATGTTATAATGACGAAGGCAGTTGCAGATCGACTTGCCGAAGCATTTGCCGAATATCTGCACGAAAAAGTAAGGAAAGAGATCTGGGGTTATTCAAAGGACGAAAATTTTGTTAACGAGGATTTGATTGCAGAAGAGTATACCGGTATCCGTCCGGCACCAGGTTATTCAGCCCAGCCGGATCATTCAGAAAAACTGACTATATGGAAATTGCTTGATGTTGAGAAACAAATTGGTATCGGTCTGACAGAGAGTTTTGCAATGTATCCGGCAGCATCGGTATGCGGTTTATATTTTGCGCACCCCGAAGCCAAATACTTCTCAGTTGGAAAAATCAGCAAGGATCAGGTGGATGATTACAGAAAAAGGAAAGGGATCAGTTTGAAGGAAGCTGAAAAGTGGCTGAGGCCCATTCTAAATTATGACGGGAGTGAATAA
- a CDS encoding M20/M25/M40 family metallo-hydrolase yields MLKKFCTLFFVLLVSFVSIAQEKIDHQVMQRIKREGLENSKVMEYLSYLTDIYSPRLAGSDQYREAGKWIISSMNELGLQNARMESWGTFGRGWELKKFYFAMTEPQYMPIIGYPKAWTPGLNGTLEGPPVLMEIKKEEDLQPFKGKLKNAIVFVQGEQEVQTSFEPDAKRYTDEELKQLENLPEPGGRSPFANRMEEFMARNRLRQAISSFLISEGAAVTVEPAQGRYGTVFVQSGGSYRKGSPDVIPQIAIAVEHYNRIVRILKQNVPVKLEMEYRADFVDTDSLGYNIIAEIPGTDKKLKDEIVILGGHFDTWHAGTGATDNSAGCAVALEALRILKAIGIQPRRTIRIAMWDAEEVGLVGSREYVKNHFFDRDKKEKKPDYDKLSAYFNYDNGAGRIRGIYTQGNEAVLPIFQEWLKPFHSLGAATVTIRNTGGTDHQSFDGAGLPGFQFIQDELHYDTRTHHSNMDVYDLTIRGDLMQSAVIMAAFVYNASMRDEKLPRKYFDPNEERPRRPRF; encoded by the coding sequence ATGTTAAAAAAATTCTGCACATTATTTTTTGTCCTGCTCGTTTCATTTGTATCAATAGCCCAGGAGAAAATTGATCACCAGGTAATGCAGAGAATTAAAAGAGAAGGGCTTGAAAACTCCAAAGTGATGGAGTATTTAAGCTATCTGACCGACATCTACTCACCCCGGTTAGCCGGTTCCGATCAATATAGAGAAGCAGGTAAATGGATTATTTCCAGTATGAATGAACTGGGTCTTCAGAATGCCCGGATGGAATCGTGGGGAACGTTCGGACGCGGATGGGAATTGAAAAAATTCTACTTCGCTATGACCGAGCCGCAGTATATGCCGATCATTGGATATCCTAAAGCCTGGACACCGGGATTAAACGGTACACTTGAAGGACCCCCAGTGCTTATGGAAATAAAAAAAGAGGAAGACCTGCAGCCGTTTAAAGGGAAACTGAAAAACGCGATCGTATTTGTTCAGGGCGAACAGGAAGTCCAGACTTCATTTGAACCTGATGCTAAGAGATATACCGACGAGGAATTGAAACAGCTGGAAAATCTACCGGAACCTGGCGGACGTTCCCCTTTTGCAAACAGGATGGAAGAATTCATGGCGCGCAACCGTCTTCGTCAGGCAATTTCTTCATTCCTTATAAGTGAAGGTGCGGCTGTTACGGTTGAACCGGCTCAGGGAAGATACGGAACTGTTTTTGTTCAGAGCGGAGGTTCATACAGAAAAGGCTCGCCGGATGTTATTCCTCAGATCGCAATTGCAGTTGAACATTATAACAGGATTGTAAGAATCCTGAAACAGAATGTTCCGGTTAAACTTGAAATGGAATATAGAGCGGATTTTGTTGATACCGATTCATTAGGATATAATATTATTGCAGAAATCCCCGGCACCGATAAAAAATTAAAAGACGAAATTGTAATTCTCGGCGGACACTTCGATACATGGCATGCCGGCACCGGCGCTACGGATAACTCGGCAGGCTGCGCAGTTGCACTCGAAGCTTTAAGAATCCTTAAAGCTATCGGTATTCAACCGCGCAGAACTATCAGGATTGCAATGTGGGATGCCGAGGAAGTCGGCCTTGTCGGATCTAGAGAATATGTTAAAAATCACTTCTTCGATCGGGACAAGAAAGAGAAGAAACCGGATTACGATAAACTCTCTGCCTATTTTAATTATGATAACGGCGCAGGGAGAATCCGGGGCATTTACACACAAGGTAACGAAGCAGTTCTTCCGATCTTCCAGGAATGGCTTAAACCGTTCCACAGTTTAGGAGCTGCTACAGTAACTATAAGAAACACAGGCGGAACCGATCATCAGTCTTTCGACGGTGCCGGACTGCCCGGATTCCAGTTCATTCAGGATGAACTCCACTATGATACAAGGACACATCATTCCAACATGGATGTTTATGATCTCACTATCCGCGGGGATCTGATGCAGTCGGCGGTTATTATGGCGGCATTTGTTTATAACGCCTCAATGCGTGATGAAAAGCTGCCAAGGAAATATTTCGATCCTAATGAGGAAAGACCAAGACGCCCAAGATTTTGA
- a CDS encoding CocE/NonD family hydrolase: MKKIILLFLLVSFSVFGQGREWIKENYNKKEYRIPMRDGTTLFTSVYTPKDSTKDYPILMIRTPYTAAPYGEENFPNSLGPNDSFPKSGYIFVFQDVRGKFMSEGEFDNMRAYIPHKKGNQFDEPSDTYDTIDWLVKNLKFNNGKVGIWGISYPGFYAAMSLIDSHPALKAVSPQAPISDWFIGDDMHHNGALTLTMSFNFFKGFDQPREGLTTSWKSIPPYPSPDMYNFFLDLGPLPNIQTRFFHNKLPFWNAITSHGTYDEFWQSRNNLPHFKNVKPASLIVGGWYDSEDLYGPLNIYKSIEEKNSTNKNYIVMGPWSHGGWSRSNGSSFGDFNFPENTSEYYNEKILNPFFNYFLKGEGELNIPEAVTYRTGDDKWIHHSEWPPLNTTPANLYFGSGNMLVWEKPSSSGKLFSEYLSDPSKPVPYTSRFHDSQQMYNRTYMSEDQRFASARPDVLAFETEPLTEDVTITGPVLADLFVSTTGTDADWVVKIIDVYPDDMQNPNPNPNNIELGGYQRLIRYEIMRGKFRNSYENPEPFVPGEVTKVKVNLQDIDHTFKKGHRIMVQVQSSFFPFFDRNPQKFVDIYNAKEEDFQKANHRIYFSKEYPSQIQFSITK, translated from the coding sequence ATGAAGAAAATAATCCTTCTTTTCTTATTAGTCTCGTTTTCCGTATTCGGTCAGGGACGGGAGTGGATAAAAGAGAATTACAATAAAAAAGAATACCGGATTCCGATGCGGGACGGTACAACGTTGTTCACTTCTGTTTATACACCAAAAGATTCAACGAAAGACTACCCTATTCTAATGATCCGAACACCTTATACAGCGGCACCGTACGGTGAAGAGAACTTTCCGAATTCTCTCGGTCCGAACGACAGCTTCCCGAAAAGCGGCTATATATTCGTTTTTCAGGATGTCCGCGGAAAATTTATGAGCGAAGGTGAATTCGATAATATGCGCGCTTACATTCCCCATAAAAAGGGAAACCAGTTCGATGAACCGAGCGATACATACGATACAATCGACTGGCTGGTGAAAAATCTTAAATTCAATAACGGCAAAGTGGGTATCTGGGGAATTTCCTATCCCGGATTCTATGCAGCTATGAGTTTAATCGATTCTCATCCGGCATTGAAAGCCGTATCGCCGCAGGCTCCGATATCAGACTGGTTTATTGGCGACGATATGCATCACAACGGTGCTTTGACTTTAACAATGTCTTTCAATTTTTTTAAAGGATTTGATCAACCGCGGGAAGGTTTGACCACAAGCTGGAAATCGATACCGCCTTATCCTTCGCCGGATATGTACAATTTTTTCCTAGACCTCGGTCCCTTACCGAATATCCAGACAAGATTTTTCCACAACAAGCTTCCGTTCTGGAATGCAATTACAAGTCACGGAACATACGATGAATTCTGGCAGTCCAGAAATAATCTCCCGCATTTTAAAAATGTGAAACCGGCATCATTGATCGTAGGCGGATGGTACGATTCCGAAGATCTCTACGGCCCCTTGAACATCTATAAATCGATAGAAGAAAAAAACAGTACCAACAAAAATTACATTGTTATGGGACCATGGAGTCACGGTGGATGGTCCAGAAGCAACGGAAGTTCATTCGGCGATTTTAATTTTCCTGAAAACACATCTGAATATTACAATGAGAAGATCTTAAATCCGTTCTTCAATTATTTTCTTAAAGGTGAAGGAGAACTGAACATTCCCGAAGCTGTAACTTACAGGACAGGTGATGATAAATGGATTCATCACAGTGAATGGCCGCCGTTAAATACTACTCCTGCAAATCTTTATTTCGGTAGCGGAAATATGCTTGTCTGGGAAAAGCCATCGAGTTCCGGAAAACTATTCAGTGAATACCTTAGTGATCCATCCAAACCGGTTCCTTACACATCCAGGTTTCATGATTCGCAGCAGATGTACAACCGGACTTATATGAGTGAAGATCAGCGTTTCGCCTCCGCCCGTCCCGATGTTCTTGCATTTGAAACGGAGCCTTTGACAGAAGATGTAACCATAACCGGGCCGGTATTAGCCGATCTTTTTGTTTCGACTACAGGTACGGATGCCGACTGGGTTGTAAAAATAATCGATGTCTACCCGGATGATATGCAGAACCCAAATCCCAATCCTAACAACATAGAACTGGGCGGATACCAGCGGCTTATCCGTTACGAAATTATGAGGGGGAAATTCAGAAACAGTTATGAGAATCCTGAGCCGTTTGTTCCAGGCGAGGTTACAAAAGTGAAAGTAAATCTCCAGGATATCGATCATACATTCAAGAAAGGTCACCGGATAATGGTTCAGGTTCAGAGCAGCTTCTTTCCGTTCTTCGACAGGAATCCGCAAAAGTTCGTTGATATTTATAATGCTAAAGAGGAGGATTTTCAGAAGGCCAACCACAGGATCTATTTTTCAAAGGAATATCCGTCACAAATTCAATTTTCCATTACAAAATAA